CGGCCCAGACCTCCGGCTCGTCGGTGACCCTCTGGGGCGTGGTGGACGCCGACATCGGCCATTACAGCCTGGGTAGCCAAAGCAAGACGATGGCAAGCTCGAGCGGCGGCAACGCCGGCAGTCAACTGGGCTTTCGCGGCACCGAGGACCTCGGCGGCGGCATGTCGGCCAACTTCTGGCTCGAAATGCAGTTGTCCAACCAGACCGGCGGCGCGGGGGGTGCCGGCTTCAATGGCGGCACGTTGGGTTCATCGCTCTTCAATCGGCGCAGCACGGTCAGCCTGGCCGGCAACTTCGGCGAAGTGCGCCTGGGCCGTGACTACACCCCGTCGTTCATGAACCACTACATATTCGATCCGTTCCGTGACTCGGGCCCTGGCGCCGGCACCAACATCACCCTGGGCGGTGCGAACGCGCTCGCCGTCGGCGGCGCGAACGTCCTCGGCCAGCCCCGTGCGAGCAATTCCATCCAGTACCTCTGGGGATTCCAGCCGAACGCGCTCGCGGTCCTCGGCAGCGGCGTTTACGGGCAGTTGATGTATGCGTTCCCCGGCAACGCCAACGGCCAGCCGGCGCTTGGCGAGTATGCGGGCGGCCGCATCGGCTATTCGAACGGCCCGCTGAACGTCGCGCTGTCGTACGCGGAGTCGAAGGGCCTTCCTTATGCGCCCGATGCGTTGCCTGCGGGCAATGGCTACAGCACCTTCAAGGAATCGAACCTCGGCGGTTGGTACAACTTCGGCGTGGCCACGGTGATGGCCCACTACGGAGTGAACAACTCCGATGTGGCGCAAACCAAGTTCACGCACTGGGGCGTCGGCGCGACCATCAATGCCGGCCCGGGCTACATCCCGATCGCGTACAACCGCATCAAGCAGAACAACGCGACGAGCGACGGCGCCGACCAGTGGGCGGTGGGCTACGTGTACAACCTGTCCAAGCGGACTTCGTTGTATGCAGCCGTGTCGCACCTCAGCAACAAGAACAACGGTCTTTACAACTTCAACGGCAGCAATGGTGGCGCCAATCCCGGCTTCGCCCCGGCGTCTGCCGCGAACCCCGGCGGCTTTACGCCGGGCAGCAGCGGCACCGGCTACGACATCGGCATCCGGACCTTCTTCTGATCGACGCCGGCGCAAGCCGGCCAACGATGGAACCTTCGAACCCTGTCGCGGCGACGCGGCAGGGTTTTTTCGTCGCTCCCGCCATTGCCGCGCAGGGCTTCGGCATCTTCCTCTCGCGCCGCGGACGGGTTCAGGCCCGAAACCGCCGCCGCGTCAATGCCAGCGCGATCCAGAACGCGCCAACCGTGTACGCGAACAGGGCCGCCAGGTGTTGCAGCGGCGCGTCGGGCCATTCGCCCATGAACAGCGGGCGCACCAGATCGACCGCGTTCGTCAGCGGCAGCCAGGGCGCGATCGCGCGGATCGCCGCGGGCAACTGCTCGAGCGGGAAGAACACCCCGCTCAGAAACGTCATCGGCGTCAGGAACAGCGTGAAGTAGTAAGTGAAGAAGTCGTAGTTCTGCGCGAGTGCATTGAAGATCAGCGCGATGCACGAGAACGTGATGCCGGTCAGCACCAGCACGGGCCAGGCCACGAACAGATTGGGGCTGTGCGTGATGCCCAGCGCCAGGATCACGCCGAGGATGATGGTCGCGGTGAACAGCGCCTTGAACGCGGCCCACAGCATCTCGGCGAGCACGATGCTGTCGAGGTTCACCGGCGCGTTCAGGATGCCGTCCCAGGTGCGCTGCACCTGCATGCGCGAGAACGCCGAATACAGCGCCTCGAAGCTGGCCGCGTTCATCGCGCTCATGCAGACCGAGCCGCTGGCGAGGAACAGGATGTACGGCACGCCGCGGCCGCCGACCTGCACCTCGCCGACCAGCGCGCCCATGCCGTAGCCGAGTGCGACCAGCCAGATCAGCGGCTCGGCGATGTTGCCGATCAGGCTTGGCAGCGCGAGCTTGCGCCAGACGAGCAGATTGCGCAGGAACACCGGCCACCAGCGGCGTGACAGTTGCGGCGGGCGCCACATAGAGAGCCCTTCCCGGGACGGGACGGGCGCAGAATCAGCACCGCGCATGAAGACCTTCGGTGGGCCGCGGAGCAGCCCATGCCGGGGCACCCGCGGAACTGGCTTTGCCAGGCCGCAGGATGCGTCCCCTTGAGGGGGGATTCGAGCGACACGCAGTGCGCGAGAAACGGGGGTGGGTCATGAGTCTTCTCTGATCTGGCGACCGGTGAGCTTGAGAAACAAATCCTCCAGGTTCGCCGGCCGGTGCAGCGTGCGAAGCTGCGGCATCGCGGCCAACCGCGCCAGCAGCGGCCGCGCGTCGCGGGTATAGAAGAACACGGTCTCGCCGCTTTGCTCGACCCGCGCCGCCAGCGCGGCCAGCGGCGCGTCGCGCAGCGCGCCCGCGCCGACACCGTAGACCTCGACCACCTCGGGCTCCAGATGCTCGGCGATCAGCGCGCGCGGCCGGCCCTCGGCGATCTTGCGGCCATGGTCGATCACCAGCAGCCGTGAGCAGAGCCGCTCGGCCTCGTCCATGAAGTGCGTGGTCAGCAGGATCGATTTCCCTTGACTCAGCAGCCGCTGCAGCCGCTCCCACATCAGGTGCCGCGCCTGCGGGTCGAGGCCGGTGGTCGGCTCGTCGAGCAGCAAGAGGCGCGGATCGTTTACCAGAGCGCGCGCCAGGCTCAGCCGCCGGCGCATCCCGCCGGAGAGCTCGCTCGGCTTGGCATGCGCCTTGTGCGTCAGCGCGGCGAACTCCAGCAGCGCTGGCACGCGCGCGTCGACCTCGGCGCGCGGCAGTCCGAAATAGCGCCCGTACACCTGCAGGTTCTCGGCACAGGAAAAATCCGGGTCCAGCGTGTCCGACTGGCTGACCACACCGAGCTGCGCCTTGATCGCGAGCGCGTCGCGCGGCATCGTGAGGCCGCCGAGCGCCTCGATCGTGCCGTGGTCCGGGGCGGTGAGGCCGAGGCACATGCGGATCGTCGTCGTCTTGCCGGCGCCGTTCGGCCCGATCACGCCCAGGCACTCGCCGGGCGCGATCTGGAACGACAGATCGTCGACGACGGTCGTCGCGCCGTAGCGCTTGCGCAGGTGGCTGGCTTGAAACAGGGGCGGCGGCACCGCGGCATTGTGGCGTATCGCGCGGCCGGCGCGCATCAGAGACTGAGACCGACGAACTCGGTCTTCATCCAGTCGATGAAAACGCGGGTGCGCGCGGGAAGCAACTGCGCGTGCGGATAGACCACGCTCACCGGTCGCGGCGGCGGTTCGAATGCGGCGAGCACGATCCGCAGCCGCCCCTGCGCCACCAGCGGCAGCACCTGGTACGAGAGGAAGCTGCCGAAGCCCACGCCGGCGGCGCAGGACTCGATCGCCGGCGCGATGTGGTTGAACTCCAGGTTGCCCTGCGTGGCCACCGGCAGTGCGCGCCCGTTCTCGCGAAACATCCATGCGCCGAGGTTGCTCGGATGGATGCGCACGCAGTTCGCCTGCAACAGCTCGCGCGGATGCTTCGGCGTGCCGTGGCGCCGCAGATAGTCCGGGCTTGCGACCACCACGCGGCGGATGCGACCGAGCTGCTGCGCGACCAGCGACGAGTCTTCGAGCGCGCCGATGCGGATGCCGACGTCGATCCCTTCTTCGAGCAGATTCACCGGCCGGTCGTGCAGCAGCACGCTGCAGCGCATCTTGTCGTAGCGCTGCAGGAAGCGAACGATTGCCGGCGACACGTACATGTGGCCGAACAGCACCGGCGCGGTGACGCTGAGCCGGCCGGTCGGTTCCGCGGCATCCTGTGTGAGCGCGCGATCCGCCGTGTCGGCCGCGGCCAGCACCTCGCGCGCGCTTTGCAGATAGCGGCACCCCTCCTGCGTCAGCGCGATGCGCCTCGTGGTGCGGTGGAACAGGCGCACGCCCAGATGCGCTTCGAGGCCGGCGAGCGAACGCACCACCGCCGGCAACGAGATGTCGAGCACGTCGGCCGCCTTCGTGAGGCTCCCCTGGTCGGCGATCTGCACGAAAGTGTGCATGGCTTTCAGTCGGTCCATGACGCAATTAAACCGGAAAACGGAGCAGTCAAGTGCATGTTTGGCCATTACTTCCAGAGCCGTAGCAAACCAGAATCAGGGCCTCGACAGATCGTCACAGGAGAACTTGCATGATCGCCACCTGTCCCGTTCAACCGATCAGGGTCTACAGCGCGACCGTCTCCGGTCACTCGCACCGCGTGCGACTGTTCCTTTCGCTGCTGGGGCTGCCGTTCGAGACCATTGAGGTCGATCTGCGCAACGGTGCGCAGCGCAGCCCCGAATTCCTGCTTCGCAATGTGTTCGGGCAGGTGCCGGTGATCGAGGACGGCGACGTGACCCTGGCCGACTCGAATGCGATCCTGGTCTACCTGAACGGGCGCTATGCGGCCGATCCGGAGCGCTGGCTGCCGCGCGACCCGCTCGGTGCGGCGCGGGTGCAGCGCTGGCTTTCGGTCGCCGCGGGGCCGCTCACGTCGGGACCATCGGCGGCGCGGATCATGGTGCTGCGCGGGTCGGACCAGGACGCGAGCGAGGTGATTGCGCGATCGCACGATCTGCTGCGCAAGATGGAAAGCGAACTCGCGGCGCGCCCATTCCTGGCGGGCGACACGGCCACGCTGGCCGACATCGCGAACTACACGTACGTCGCGCTCGCGCCCGAAGGCAACGTGTCGCTCGACGCGTATCCGTGCGTGCGTGCGTGGCTGGCGCGCATCGAGGCGTTGCCGGGCTTTGTGCCGATGGTCCGCTCTCGCATCGGGCTCGCCACATGAACGCGGTCGTTGCCGGGTCGCCGTGGCATGAAGGTGAACTGGAAATGCAAGCCCGTGCCGGGGTGCTGGAGCGCATGGCGGTGCTCGGCGCGCGGGTGCTGAGCGACCGGATGTCGGAGCAGCACCGGATCTTCTTTGCCCAGCTGCCGTTCGTGGTGGCGGGCGGCCTCGACGCCGCGCGCCAGCCGTGGGCGAGCGTGCTGGCGGGGCCACCGGGCTCCATCCGGTCGCCTGACGAGCAGCATCTGCGCATCGACACACGCGCGTCGGCGGGCGATCCGCTGGCCGGCGCAATGCGACCCGGTGCCCCGGTCGCCCTGCTCGGCATCGAGCCGCACACACGTCGGCGCAACCGTTTGAACGGCGTCGTGACCGAATTCGACGCGCAAGGCTTCGCGGTCGAAGTGCAGCAGAGCTTCGGGAACTGCCCGAAGTACATTCAGGCGCGCGAGCCGGTTTTCGCCCCCGGAGTGCGTGCTGCGCCGCACGTTCATCTGGCGAACGGCCTCGACGCAGCGGCACGCCGCATCGTGGCGTCGGCCGACACCTTCTTCGTCGCGACCGCGCATCCGGCCGCCGGCGGCGCGCTCGCCTCGCACGGCGTCGACGTGTCGCATCGCGGTGGCCGGCCGGGCTTCGTGCGCGTCACTGACGGGAACCAGTTGACGGTGCCGGATTTCGTCGGCAACGGCTTCTTCAACACGCTCGGCAACATCGCGGTGAATCCACGCGCCGGGTTGCTGTTCATCGATTTCGCAACCGGCGACCTGCTGCACGTCGCCGTGCTGGCAGAGGTCCTGTGGGACGGGCCGGAGCTGGCCACGTTCGAAGGCGCACAGCGGCTGCTTCGGATGGAAGTGGTGTCGGCGCTGCGCCGGCCGGCCGCATTGCCGTTGCGCTGGGGGCCGGCGCAGCCGTCGCCGTATTTGGGCGCAACCGGCGTGTGGCCGCAGAGCGCGTGATCGTCGCAACGCGGGTTCGCGCCGACGCGGCGCTTCGTGCGCGCTACTGGAACGCGACCTCGGAGAAGCTGCGGAGCTTCCGGCTGTGCAGCTGGTCGATGCGCTGCTCGCGCAGCAGCTCGACCGCGCGGATGCCGATGCGCAGGTGCTGGTCGACGCGCTCGCGGTAGAAATGGTTCGCCATGCCGGGCAGCTTGATCTCGCCGTGCAGCGGCTTGTCAGACACGCAGAGCAACGTGCCATACGGCACGCGGAAGCGAAAGCCGTTCGCGGCGATCGTTGCGCTCTCCATGTCGAGCGCGACCGCGCGGCTCTGGCTGAACCGGCGCTGCGGCGTGTTGTGCGGCAGCAGCTCCCAGTTGCGGTTGTCGGTGCTGGCGACGGTACCGGTGCGCATGATGCGCTTCAGGTCGTGGCCCGACATGTGCGTTACGTCGGCCACCGCCTGCTGCAGCGCGACCTGGATTTCGGCCAGCGCCGGGATCGGCACCCACAGCGGCAGTTCCTCGTCGAGCACATGGTCCTCGCGCACGTAGCCGTGCGCGAGCACGTAGTCCCCGAGCTGCTGGCTGTTGCGCAGGCCCGCGCAGTGGCCGAGCATCATCCAGGCATGCGGGCGCAGCACCGCGACATGGTCGGTGATGGTCTTCGCGTTCGCCGGGCCGACCCCGATGTTGACCATCGTGATGCCGCTGCGGTCGTCGCGCACCAGGTGGTAGGCCGGCATCTGCGGCAGCCGCGGCGGCGCCGTGCCGAGTGCGTCGCCGGGCGCCGCCGGCAGCCCGGTGTGGCGCGTGACCACGTTGCCGGGTTCGACGAAAGCGACGTAGTCACTGCCGGGCTTGGCCATCTCGGCGCGTCCGAGGCGCACGAACTCGTCGATGTAGAACTGGTAGTTCGTGAACAGCACGAAGTTCTGGTACCAGTCGGGCGCGGTGCCGGTGTAGTGGCGCAGCCGGTGCAGCGAATAGTCGACCCGCGGCGCGGTGAACAGGGCGAGCGGCTCCGGCTCGCCGGGTCGCGGCTCCCAGGTGCCGTTCGCGATGCCGTCGTCCATCGCGCCGAGATCCGGCAGGTCGAACAGGTCGCGCATCAGCTGGCGCCGCTCGGCCGTGAGCGAGCCTTCCAGATGGTCGTTCTCTGCGAACGAGAAATGCACCGGAATCGGCTGCGTGCTGGTGCCAATCTCCAGTTCGACGTGGTGGTTGTGCAGCAGCAGCCGAAACTGCTCGAGGTAGTAGTCGCCGAACAGATCCGGGCGGGTCAGCGTGGTCTCGTAGCGGCCCGGGCCGGCGACGAAACCGTAGCTCAGCCACGAACCGTCGGCCGCGCCGCTGGCCGCACGCGACACGGTATGGGTCTGGATGCGCACGAACGGGTAGCAGGCGCGCACATGCCCGGGCAGCGACGCGCCGGCGACGAAACGTTGCATGGCCTGGCGCAAATGGCCGATCTGCCGGTCGTAGATCGCTTGCACCTGGGCCAGCGCGGCCTGCGGATCGCGGTAGAACGCCGGTGCGATGAAGTCAGGTGTCTTGTACATGGGGTCTATTGTGGCCGGTGAATGCGTGCAGACGTAACAGGCGTTCGCAGCCGTCTCGCCGTAGGCCTGGGCCGGAAGTTTGGTGCAAGCGCTGCACCTAGAATGGCCGGCGCCGGCTCCCGACTCCGTAACCCAAGACCCCGTGCATCACCCCAACCGCAGAATCGCGATGACGACCCTGGCCACCGTTTGGCTGGCCGCCTGTGGCGGCGGCGGCGGTGGGGCGACCGCGCCATCGCAAGGCGCGCCGCCGGCGGCGGGCGGGAGCGGAGCCGCGTATGGCAATCTCTCCGCCGCGGCGCTCGGCGCCAACGCGTCCCTCAACGGCGCCTTGCCGTTCCCGGCCGACAACCCGTGGAACCAGAACATTTCCGGCGCGGCGGTGGACGCTAACTCCGACGCGCTGATCGCCGGCATTGGCCTGAACACCGGGTTGCATGCCGACTTCGGCTCCGGCCTCTACCAGGGCGCGCCGATTGGCATCCCCTACGTGGTGGTGGCCGGCAGTCAGCCGCAGGTGCCCATCGTGTTCACGGCCTATGGCAATGAGAGCGACCCCGGCCCGTATCCGGTGCCGCCGGACGCGCCCATCGAAGGCGGCGCCAACTCGACGGGGGACCGCCATGTGATCGTGGTCGACCGGGATCATCAGCGGCTGTACGAGATGTACCGCGCCTTCCCCAACCAGGATGGTTCGTGGAATGCCGATTCCGGCGCGGTGTTCGACCTCGACAGCAATAACGTGCGCCCGGGTGCCAAGCCGGGATGGACCAGCGCCGACGCCGCGGGTCTGCCCATCTTCCCGGGGTTGGCGCGCTACGACGAAGCGGCGCGGGGACCGGGCGGCGTGCGACACGCGCTGCGGTTTACCGTGCAGGCCACGCGCAAGGCCTATCTGCCGCCAGCCAACCACTGGGCGTCATCCAGTACTGATTCCAATTTGCCGCCGATGGGCATGCGGGTGCGCCTGAAAAGCAGCTTCGTGATTCCGTCCGGCTTTTCCACCGAGACGCGAGCGCTGCTCACCGCGATGCAGGTGTATGGCATGTTCGTCGCGGACAACGGCAGCAACTGGTTTGTCTCCGGCGCGCCTGATCCGCGCTGGAACAACGATGTTCTGCGCAGTGAGTTCGCGCAGGTGCTGGGGAGCAGTTTCGAGGTGGTGCGCATGGACGGGCTGGTGTCGGGCTGATTCGGCGCGTCAGCCGGGGACCGCTTCACGCATCGTGACGAAC
This genomic interval from Burkholderiaceae bacterium contains the following:
- a CDS encoding Transcriptional regulator, LysR family — encoded protein: MDRLKAMHTFVQIADQGSLTKAADVLDISLPAVVRSLAGLEAHLGVRLFHRTTRRIALTQEGCRYLQSAREVLAAADTADRALTQDAAEPTGRLSVTAPVLFGHMYVSPAIVRFLQRYDKMRCSVLLHDRPVNLLEEGIDVGIRIGALEDSSLVAQQLGRIRRVVVASPDYLRRHGTPKHPRELLQANCVRIHPSNLGAWMFRENGRALPVATQGNLEFNHIAPAIESCAAGVGFGSFLSYQVLPLVAQGRLRIVLAAFEPPPRPVSVVYPHAQLLPARTRVFIDWMKTEFVGLSL
- a CDS encoding Efflux ABC transporter, ATP-binding protein; this encodes MRAGRAIRHNAAVPPPLFQASHLRKRYGATTVVDDLSFQIAPGECLGVIGPNGAGKTTTIRMCLGLTAPDHGTIEALGGLTMPRDALAIKAQLGVVSQSDTLDPDFSCAENLQVYGRYFGLPRAEVDARVPALLEFAALTHKAHAKPSELSGGMRRRLSLARALVNDPRLLLLDEPTTGLDPQARHLMWERLQRLLSQGKSILLTTHFMDEAERLCSRLLVIDHGRKIAEGRPRALIAEHLEPEVVEVYGVGAGALRDAPLAALAARVEQSGETVFFYTRDARPLLARLAAMPQLRTLHRPANLEDLFLKLTGRQIREDS
- a CDS encoding outermembrane protein; this translates as MTTLATVWLAACGGGGGGATAPSQGAPPAAGGSGAAYGNLSAAALGANASLNGALPFPADNPWNQNISGAAVDANSDALIAGIGLNTGLHADFGSGLYQGAPIGIPYVVVAGSQPQVPIVFTAYGNESDPGPYPVPPDAPIEGGANSTGDRHVIVVDRDHQRLYEMYRAFPNQDGSWNADSGAVFDLDSNNVRPGAKPGWTSADAAGLPIFPGLARYDEAARGPGGVRHALRFTVQATRKAYLPPANHWASSSTDSNLPPMGMRVRLKSSFVIPSGFSTETRALLTAMQVYGMFVADNGSNWFVSGAPDPRWNNDVLRSEFAQVLGSSFEVVRMDGLVSG
- a CDS encoding putative iron-sulfur binding protein gives rise to the protein MNAVVAGSPWHEGELEMQARAGVLERMAVLGARVLSDRMSEQHRIFFAQLPFVVAGGLDAARQPWASVLAGPPGSIRSPDEQHLRIDTRASAGDPLAGAMRPGAPVALLGIEPHTRRRNRLNGVVTEFDAQGFAVEVQQSFGNCPKYIQAREPVFAPGVRAAPHVHLANGLDAAARRIVASADTFFVATAHPAAGGALASHGVDVSHRGGRPGFVRVTDGNQLTVPDFVGNGFFNTLGNIAVNPRAGLLFIDFATGDLLHVAVLAEVLWDGPELATFEGAQRLLRMEVVSALRRPAALPLRWGPAQPSPYLGATGVWPQSA
- a CDS encoding AMP nucleosidase; protein product: MYKTPDFIAPAFYRDPQAALAQVQAIYDRQIGHLRQAMQRFVAGASLPGHVRACYPFVRIQTHTVSRAASGAADGSWLSYGFVAGPGRYETTLTRPDLFGDYYLEQFRLLLHNHHVELEIGTSTQPIPVHFSFAENDHLEGSLTAERRQLMRDLFDLPDLGAMDDGIANGTWEPRPGEPEPLALFTAPRVDYSLHRLRHYTGTAPDWYQNFVLFTNYQFYIDEFVRLGRAEMAKPGSDYVAFVEPGNVVTRHTGLPAAPGDALGTAPPRLPQMPAYHLVRDDRSGITMVNIGVGPANAKTITDHVAVLRPHAWMMLGHCAGLRNSQQLGDYVLAHGYVREDHVLDEELPLWVPIPALAEIQVALQQAVADVTHMSGHDLKRIMRTGTVASTDNRNWELLPHNTPQRRFSQSRAVALDMESATIAANGFRFRVPYGTLLCVSDKPLHGEIKLPGMANHFYRERVDQHLRIGIRAVELLREQRIDQLHSRKLRSFSEVAFQ
- a CDS encoding Efflux ABC transporter, permease protein, which codes for MWRPPQLSRRWWPVFLRNLLVWRKLALPSLIGNIAEPLIWLVALGYGMGALVGEVQVGGRGVPYILFLASGSVCMSAMNAASFEALYSAFSRMQVQRTWDGILNAPVNLDSIVLAEMLWAAFKALFTATIILGVILALGITHSPNLFVAWPVLVLTGITFSCIALIFNALAQNYDFFTYYFTLFLTPMTFLSGVFFPLEQLPAAIRAIAPWLPLTNAVDLVRPLFMGEWPDAPLQHLAALFAYTVGAFWIALALTRRRFRA
- a CDS encoding Outer membrane porin protein 32 precursor produces the protein MNKNLIALAALAFAGAASAQTSGSSVTLWGVVDADIGHYSLGSQSKTMASSSGGNAGSQLGFRGTEDLGGGMSANFWLEMQLSNQTGGAGGAGFNGGTLGSSLFNRRSTVSLAGNFGEVRLGRDYTPSFMNHYIFDPFRDSGPGAGTNITLGGANALAVGGANVLGQPRASNSIQYLWGFQPNALAVLGSGVYGQLMYAFPGNANGQPALGEYAGGRIGYSNGPLNVALSYAESKGLPYAPDALPAGNGYSTFKESNLGGWYNFGVATVMAHYGVNNSDVAQTKFTHWGVGATINAGPGYIPIAYNRIKQNNATSDGADQWAVGYVYNLSKRTSLYAAVSHLSNKNNGLYNFNGSNGGANPGFAPASAANPGGFTPGSSGTGYDIGIRTFF
- a CDS encoding glutathione S-transferase produces the protein MIATCPVQPIRVYSATVSGHSHRVRLFLSLLGLPFETIEVDLRNGAQRSPEFLLRNVFGQVPVIEDGDVTLADSNAILVYLNGRYAADPERWLPRDPLGAARVQRWLSVAAGPLTSGPSAARIMVLRGSDQDASEVIARSHDLLRKMESELAARPFLAGDTATLADIANYTYVALAPEGNVSLDAYPCVRAWLARIEALPGFVPMVRSRIGLAT